From the genome of Bacteroides sp. MSB163, one region includes:
- a CDS encoding SecDF P1 head subdomain-containing protein translates to MKTFTVLLVITSLTLTSLGRSFEPYRPNGWYYITSGAQDSLSVEPIVTTKDFVSIRLDSFMSERTGKMAYQIVGRVNDQSIKIWADATEQSIGKHIGFVCNNKVVCNPLVNAHIESGNFAISGEGPEFKAMYRQIQEDIKNEEIAAEHKKAWEEARKLRASITDTTFLETKRPMSDDAIGPYNYHTGLNEDRAYNQTVYLIAVDRAKKFLSVENDQLVLNLKSGAEINIAEDLFQYITGLFDDWNKWVKEGKSKIIKTEEGYYDIEPTTQKRNNQ, encoded by the coding sequence ATGAAAACGTTCACTGTTTTATTAGTAATTACGTCTTTAACGTTAACTTCATTGGGAAGGAGTTTTGAACCATACCGCCCCAACGGCTGGTACTACATCACAAGCGGCGCACAAGACAGCCTTTCGGTAGAGCCCATCGTTACAACCAAAGATTTTGTTTCTATAAGGCTTGACTCTTTTATGAGTGAGCGAACAGGTAAAATGGCCTATCAGATTGTGGGTAGAGTGAACGACCAGTCCATTAAGATATGGGCAGACGCTACCGAACAGTCGATAGGTAAGCATATCGGTTTTGTATGCAACAACAAGGTAGTATGTAATCCTTTGGTGAACGCTCACATCGAAAGCGGTAATTTTGCGATTTCAGGTGAAGGGCCTGAGTTCAAAGCCATGTACAGGCAAATTCAAGAGGACATCAAAAACGAAGAGATTGCCGCGGAGCATAAGAAAGCATGGGAAGAGGCCCGCAAGTTACGGGCTTCCATCACCGACACCACTTTTTTGGAAACCAAGCGCCCAATGTCTGACGATGCAATCGGTCCCTACAACTACCACACGGGATTGAACGAAGACCGTGCATACAATCAAACGGTTTATTTAATTGCAGTAGACAGAGCCAAGAAATTCCTTTCCGTTGAAAACGACCAATTAGTATTGAACCTGAAATCGGGTGCGGAAATCAATATTGCGGAAGACCTGTTCCAGTATATCACCGGACTATTCGACGATTGGAACAAATGGGTAAAAGAGGGAAAATCCAAGATTATAAAAACAGAAGAGGGATACTACGATATAGAACCGACAACTCAGAAACGCAACAATCAATAA
- a CDS encoding retron St85 family RNA-directed DNA polymerase, producing the protein MNGILIAVLIVTCLLVYKIISASRKQEGYKRWKAGNRDHTEHTANAGTTRKGWFSQLFKTSAPRISPRFKEEAISQCANLLGVEEMKLKEILKDVSAHYREFWIGKRRGGYRMISAPDDELKPVQDAINHRILSFVNVHPAATGFRCRMSIADNVRPHLGKQYVLKTDIHDFFSSIRSPRVRNTFEAMGYPPDIAKVLGTLCCLHRCLPQGASTSPALSNIISYEMDKKLSALAAEYGLTYTRYADDLTFSGNVFPGEQILSQVKQIVREEKFELNHKKTRFLKEYSRKIITGVSISSGVKLTIPKARKREIRKNVHYILAKGLAEHQRRIGSHDPAYLKRLIGTLCYWRSIEPDNVYVSDSIAALKRLERSY; encoded by the coding sequence ATGAATGGAATTCTGATAGCCGTACTTATTGTCACTTGCTTACTGGTTTACAAGATTATTTCTGCGAGTCGTAAACAGGAAGGATACAAGAGGTGGAAAGCAGGAAACCGCGACCATACGGAGCATACTGCCAATGCCGGAACCACCCGTAAGGGATGGTTCAGCCAGCTTTTTAAAACTTCTGCTCCGCGAATCTCTCCAAGGTTTAAAGAAGAAGCCATATCTCAGTGTGCAAACTTGTTGGGAGTAGAAGAAATGAAGTTAAAAGAAATATTGAAGGATGTTTCCGCTCACTACCGGGAGTTCTGGATAGGTAAACGGAGGGGAGGTTACCGTATGATTTCAGCTCCGGATGACGAACTGAAGCCTGTTCAGGACGCTATTAACCATCGTATTTTATCCTTTGTAAATGTTCATCCGGCAGCTACCGGCTTTCGGTGCAGGATGTCCATAGCCGATAATGTTCGCCCACACTTGGGGAAGCAATATGTGCTGAAAACGGATATTCATGATTTTTTTAGTTCCATACGCAGTCCTCGCGTGAGGAATACATTTGAGGCAATGGGGTATCCGCCTGACATTGCGAAGGTGCTTGGAACTTTATGCTGTTTACATCGTTGTTTGCCTCAGGGGGCATCTACAAGTCCGGCATTGAGCAATATTATCTCTTATGAGATGGATAAAAAGTTGTCTGCACTGGCTGCCGAATATGGTTTGACTTATACCCGGTATGCCGATGACCTTACTTTTTCGGGGAATGTTTTCCCGGGAGAACAGATATTGTCTCAGGTCAAACAGATTGTCCGGGAAGAAAAGTTTGAATTGAATCATAAGAAAACCCGTTTCCTGAAGGAATATAGTCGGAAGATTATCACAGGAGTTTCCATCAGTTCCGGTGTGAAGCTGACTATTCCTAAAGCCCGAAAAAGGGAAATACGCAAGAATGTGCATTATATTTTGGCGAAAGGTTTGGCAGAACACCAGCGCCGGATAGGTTCTCACGATCCGGCTTATCTGAAACGGTTGATCGGGACTCTTTGCTATTGGCGGTCAATAGAACCGGATAATGTGTATGTGTCCGATTCTATCGCAGCCTTGAAGCGCTTAGAGAGAAGTTATTGA
- the def gene encoding peptide deformylase, whose product MIKPITVYGNSVLRKECEDIEQNYPNIQEVIETMWQTLRNADGCGLAAPQINLPIKLFIVNSKDTYTYMSAKEREHFFVEEDCGIEETFINAKIIAYSEKVWTAGEGCLSIPDLYEEVTRLWSVTIRYQDNEFKEQNRTYYGYTARIIQHEFEHTQGKLYIDRLSPLRKQLIKNKLMRIIKGNRKK is encoded by the coding sequence ATGATTAAACCGATAACCGTCTACGGCAACTCCGTATTAAGAAAAGAATGTGAAGACATAGAACAGAATTATCCCAATATCCAGGAAGTTATAGAAACCATGTGGCAGACGCTGAGAAATGCGGACGGATGCGGATTAGCCGCACCACAAATCAATCTTCCCATCAAGCTGTTCATAGTAAACAGCAAAGATACCTATACATATATGTCCGCTAAGGAAAGAGAACACTTCTTTGTGGAAGAGGATTGCGGAATAGAGGAAACATTCATCAATGCAAAAATAATAGCTTATAGCGAGAAAGTATGGACTGCAGGGGAAGGTTGCCTGAGTATTCCCGACCTTTACGAAGAAGTTACACGCCTCTGGTCGGTGACAATCAGGTATCAGGATAATGAGTTCAAAGAGCAAAACAGGACTTACTACGGCTATACCGCACGAATCATTCAGCATGAATTTGAGCACACACAAGGAAAATTGTACATCGATCGCTTGTCTCCGTTGAGAAAACAACTCATAAAGAATAAGTTAATGCGGATTATTAAGGGAAACAGAAAAAAGTAA